In Rickettsiella endosymbiont of Aleochara curtula, one genomic interval encodes:
- the recG gene encoding ATP-dependent DNA helicase RecG, protein MQNLGLKNPNAAHKMILSEISCTQLLGVGPKISHYLSKCGILNLQDLLLHLPLRYENRTQLTAIQDARCGTHALIAGVIHEDCHAIKSRKSFSCKLSDETGSINLRFFHFKPKQFHQFKKGLRLLCFGEVRAKKNRFFECEMLHPDYEFLRGNSPLILPNYLTGVYPSTPGMSQRLWHKLISQVFHLLFTRAETKLIKKQQHYFPEYLPEDLLKRIKLPSLLEALYYIHRPPADAPLEELASGKHITQQRLALEELLAHSLSVQQMKRKRAAETAPRLKSDPALIKRFLTALPFQLTQAQKRVIKEINRDMQAIIPMQRLLQGDVGSGKTVVAAFAALLAIANRYQVALMAPTELLSEQHYQHFYRWLTPLGFHVVCLNAGLQGKAKQQTLAEIKTGKAHIAIGTHALFQEGVHFANLGFIIVDEQHRFGVQQRLALWKKGQQEKLQAHQLFMTATPIPRTLAMTSFTDLDISFLDELPPGRLPVHTIVLSDHRRSQVIERVRATCTQQKQVYWVCPLIEESDLQHYQAAETTFKTLKADLTDLRLGLIHGRLPSAEKERIMRNFKNGEIDLLVATSVIEVGVDVSSANLIVIENAERLGLAQLHQLRGRVGRSETKGFCILLYQTLSPLAKERLGIMRNSNDGFMIAQRDLELRGPGEIWGLRQTGWKQLRIADLKRDHDLIPHVLNLSSTLHAEYPYLIEPIIQRWAQNNDGSYSKV, encoded by the coding sequence ATGCAAAACCTAGGCTTGAAAAACCCGAATGCTGCTCACAAAATGATCTTGTCTGAAATCAGCTGCACACAACTGCTAGGCGTTGGTCCAAAAATTAGCCATTATCTCAGCAAATGTGGAATACTGAACTTACAAGATCTGCTCCTACATTTACCCTTGCGTTACGAAAATAGAACGCAACTTACTGCTATCCAAGACGCACGCTGTGGTACTCATGCATTGATTGCGGGCGTTATACATGAAGATTGTCATGCGATTAAAAGCCGAAAAAGCTTTTCTTGTAAACTCAGCGATGAAACCGGTAGTATTAACCTACGCTTTTTTCATTTCAAACCTAAACAATTTCATCAGTTCAAAAAAGGGCTACGCTTACTTTGCTTTGGTGAAGTACGTGCCAAAAAAAATAGATTTTTTGAATGTGAAATGCTCCACCCTGACTATGAATTTTTACGCGGTAATAGCCCGCTTATTTTACCAAATTATCTAACCGGTGTTTATCCCAGCACCCCCGGCATGTCACAGCGACTTTGGCATAAACTTATCTCTCAGGTATTTCATTTATTATTCACACGCGCTGAAACTAAACTAATTAAGAAACAACAACATTATTTTCCTGAATATTTACCTGAAGATTTATTAAAACGCATAAAATTACCTTCGCTTTTGGAAGCTTTATACTACATCCATCGCCCTCCTGCTGATGCACCTTTAGAAGAGTTAGCCAGTGGCAAACATATCACTCAGCAACGTTTAGCGTTAGAGGAGTTGCTTGCGCATTCACTCAGCGTGCAACAAATGAAAAGAAAACGTGCTGCAGAAACAGCACCCCGCTTAAAATCCGATCCTGCTTTAATTAAACGTTTTTTGACGGCCTTACCTTTTCAATTAACCCAAGCACAAAAACGCGTTATCAAAGAAATTAATCGGGATATGCAAGCCATCATTCCCATGCAACGTTTATTACAGGGAGATGTCGGTTCCGGTAAAACTGTCGTCGCCGCCTTTGCTGCATTACTTGCTATTGCTAATCGTTATCAGGTCGCATTAATGGCTCCCACCGAGCTGTTAAGTGAACAACATTACCAACATTTTTATCGCTGGTTAACGCCCTTAGGCTTTCATGTGGTTTGTTTGAACGCAGGCTTGCAAGGCAAAGCTAAACAACAGACATTGGCTGAAATAAAAACCGGTAAGGCACATATTGCTATCGGCACGCACGCTCTTTTTCAAGAAGGTGTGCATTTTGCCAATTTAGGTTTCATCATCGTCGATGAACAACATCGGTTTGGTGTGCAACAGCGTTTAGCATTATGGAAAAAAGGCCAGCAAGAAAAATTACAGGCTCATCAACTTTTTATGACCGCCACTCCGATTCCTCGAACCTTGGCCATGACCAGTTTTACTGACTTAGATATTTCTTTCCTGGATGAATTACCCCCCGGCCGTCTGCCAGTACATACTATTGTTCTTTCTGATCATCGTCGTTCACAAGTCATAGAAAGGGTACGTGCCACGTGTACACAACAAAAACAAGTCTATTGGGTATGTCCACTCATAGAAGAATCGGACTTACAACATTATCAAGCCGCTGAAACGACTTTTAAAACTTTAAAAGCCGATTTAACGGATCTACGCTTGGGATTGATACACGGAAGACTGCCTAGCGCAGAAAAAGAACGTATTATGCGTAACTTTAAAAATGGTGAAATAGATTTATTAGTGGCCACTTCGGTCATCGAAGTCGGTGTCGATGTGAGTAGCGCTAATTTAATTGTGATAGAAAACGCCGAGCGTTTAGGTTTAGCGCAACTTCATCAATTACGCGGTCGCGTAGGTCGAAGTGAGACCAAAGGTTTTTGTATCTTGCTCTATCAAACTTTATCGCCCCTGGCCAAAGAGCGCTTAGGCATTATGCGCAATAGTAATGATGGCTTTATGATCGCGCAACGCGATTTAGAATTACGCGGTCCTGGTGAAATTTGGGGCCTGCGCCAAACTGGCTGGAAACAATTACGTATTGCCGATCTTAAACGCGATCATGATTTAATTCCGCATGTCTTAAATCTTAGCAGCACGCTGCATGCAGAATATCCTTATTTGATCGAGCCTATTATTCAACGTTGGGCACAGAACAATGATGGCAGTTATAGCAAGGTTTAG
- the accB gene encoding acetyl-CoA carboxylase biotin carboxyl carrier protein: MDSEKINQLIKLLNEHGLTEIEFSEGDQSIRIKRQLSPATHTTLLQPSPSNAIMPTQSVSPEAEVSGHKVRSPMVGTVYLAPKPDAEHFVKVNQTVKLGDVLCIVEAMKMLNQIEADKAGVIKARLVENGMPVEYNQPLFIIE; encoded by the coding sequence ATGGATTCGGAAAAAATTAATCAGCTTATAAAACTCCTGAATGAGCATGGTTTAACTGAAATTGAATTTTCTGAAGGGGATCAATCGATACGCATTAAGCGACAGTTATCACCCGCTACCCATACGACACTTTTACAGCCTAGTCCCTCAAATGCGATTATGCCAACTCAATCAGTTTCTCCAGAAGCTGAAGTAAGTGGTCATAAAGTACGTTCACCGATGGTTGGAACGGTTTATCTAGCACCTAAGCCGGATGCAGAGCATTTTGTGAAAGTAAATCAGACAGTTAAATTAGGTGATGTGTTGTGCATCGTCGAAGCCATGAAAATGCTGAATCAGATTGAAGCCGATAAAGCGGGCGTGATTAAAGCGAGATTGGTAGAAAATGGTATGCCGGTAGAATATAATCAACCCTTATTCATAATAGAATAG
- the accC gene encoding acetyl-CoA carboxylase biotin carboxylase subunit: MLNKVVIANRGEIALRILRACKELGIQTVALHSTADVNLKHVKLADETVCIGPPPAAASYLNIPAIISAAEITDAMGIHPGYGFLSENADFAERVQESGFVFIGPEPETIRMMGDKVSAIAAMRKAKIPCVPGSEGELDNDDKKNLKIAQKIGYPVLIKAAGGGGGRGIRVVHSEAALLNAIAITRAEAQANFKNASVYLEKFLTNPRHIEIQVLGDGQGHAIHLGERDCSMQRRHQKVIEEAPAVGITEKQRQHMGELCVKACRDMNYRGAGTFEFLYEDGHFYFIEMNTRIQVEHPITEMITGVDLVVEQLHIASGEKLNYKQKQIGIRGHAIECRINAEDPKTFMPSPGTITLYHAPGGPGIRVDTPIYTGYCVPPYYDSLIGKLIAYGETREIALARLRNALDEIVIEGIQTNIAMHQALVRDANFIKGGTNIHYLEQRLPL, encoded by the coding sequence ATGCTAAATAAAGTCGTTATTGCAAATCGTGGCGAAATTGCTTTACGTATCTTACGTGCCTGTAAAGAATTAGGCATACAAACGGTTGCTTTGCATTCTACTGCCGATGTTAATTTGAAGCATGTTAAATTAGCAGATGAAACGGTTTGTATTGGCCCACCTCCTGCTGCGGCGAGTTATTTAAATATTCCCGCTATTATTAGTGCGGCTGAGATTACCGATGCGATGGGTATACATCCAGGCTATGGTTTTCTTTCTGAAAATGCGGATTTTGCTGAACGCGTACAAGAAAGTGGTTTTGTTTTTATCGGGCCTGAGCCTGAGACGATACGCATGATGGGTGATAAAGTATCGGCGATTGCCGCGATGCGTAAAGCCAAGATACCGTGCGTGCCGGGTTCTGAAGGTGAATTAGATAATGATGATAAAAAAAATCTAAAAATTGCGCAAAAAATTGGTTATCCAGTTTTGATTAAAGCGGCCGGTGGTGGTGGTGGACGCGGGATACGCGTAGTGCATAGTGAAGCAGCGCTGTTAAATGCGATTGCGATTACACGCGCCGAAGCACAAGCTAATTTTAAAAATGCGAGTGTTTATCTGGAAAAATTTTTAACCAATCCCAGACATATCGAAATCCAAGTATTAGGTGATGGACAAGGTCATGCTATACATTTAGGTGAACGTGATTGTTCTATGCAACGCCGTCACCAAAAAGTAATTGAAGAAGCACCCGCCGTCGGGATTACTGAAAAGCAACGCCAGCATATGGGCGAGCTGTGCGTAAAGGCCTGTCGTGATATGAATTATCGTGGTGCAGGTACATTTGAGTTTCTATATGAAGATGGACATTTTTATTTCATCGAAATGAATACGCGTATCCAAGTCGAACATCCTATTACTGAAATGATTACCGGTGTTGATTTAGTGGTTGAGCAATTGCATATCGCCTCCGGTGAAAAATTAAACTATAAACAAAAGCAAATAGGTATACGGGGTCATGCGATCGAATGTCGGATCAATGCCGAAGATCCGAAAACGTTTATGCCCTCTCCTGGAACCATTACCTTATATCATGCTCCGGGCGGTCCGGGGATCCGTGTCGACACACCGATTTATACCGGATATTGTGTGCCGCCTTATTACGATTCCTTGATAGGTAAATTAATTGCGTATGGTGAGACACGCGAAATTGCACTGGCTCGATTACGTAATGCCCTCGATGAAATTGTTATCGAAGGCATA